The Salvelinus namaycush isolate Seneca chromosome 1, SaNama_1.0, whole genome shotgun sequence genome has a window encoding:
- the wdr54 gene encoding WD repeat-containing protein 54, with product MYHKEKSIQMKSSASALYNNLSVLRIAPRSLTYFTVVHANMVNMVSASWDGLNYSHRQLQSKEANVATSSSLIMQAAWCVLPSRDILVLTSQKGIQIYESDGSIMVYWHALDTPETQTAQAVFARGIAAVREKYICVGISSGSMLVFDVPIKGSNITLSEMLEEHKESITDLASECSGSLECIADMVSADDSGNLCVWKSGEDFQLLNKIPGFDMSCSSVKLWKGTVVAGYGTGQIRLYEAVTGIVHAEVNAHARWIYSLDIAPFSGLLLSAAEDSLVRVWHLTMTPETNSVEIVHMYNECVTDTQICGAKFCDGDGYAFAVTGYDLSEIIRYTQV from the exons ATGTACCACAAAGAGAAGAGCATTCAGATGAAAAGCAGTGCGTCTGCGCTATACAACAACCTGAGCGTGCTGCGCATAGCCCCGCGGAGCCTGACCTATTTCACAGTGGTACACGCCAACATGGTCAATATGGTCAGTGCTTCTTGGGACGGACTCAACTACTCCCACCGCCAGCTGCAGTCCAAAGAGGCCAACGTAGCTACCAGCTCCTCCCTCATCATGCAG GCAGCCTGGTGTGTCCTCCCATCTCGTGACATCCTGGTGCTCACCTCTCAGAAAGGCATCCAG ATATATGAGTCGGATGGATCCATAATGGTATACTGGCATGCACTGGACACGCCTGAGACCCAAACAG CTCAGGCAGTGTTTGCTCGAGGGATTGCAGCAGTGCGGGAAAAATACATCTGTGTGG gCATCTCCTCTGGCTCTATGCTGGTGTTTGATGTCCCCATTAAAGGCAGTAACATCACCCTCTCGGAGATGCTGGAGGAGCACAAGGAGTCCATCACGGATTTGGCCTCAGAATGTTCCGGTAGCCTG GAGTGCATAGCAGACATGGTGAGTGCTGACGACTCTGGCAATCTCTGTGTGTGGAAGTCAGGAGAGGACTTCCAGCTGCTCAACAAGATCCCTGGTTTCGA TATGAGCTGCTCCTCGGTGAAGCTGTGGAAGGGAACCGTGGTGGCAGGCTATGGCACAGGGCAGATCCGTCTCTACGAGGCCGTGACAGGGATCGTCCACGCAGAGGTCAACGCCCACGCGCGCTGGATCTACTCCTTGGACATCGCCCCCTTCTCTGGCCTG CTTCTGTCTGCTGCTGAGGACTCTCTGGTTAGAGTGTGGCATCTGACCATGACACCAGAGACTAACAGTGTGGAG atcGTGCACATGTATAACGAGTGTGTGACAGACACCCAGATCTGCGGGGCTAAGTTCTGCGACGGGGACGGCTACGCCTTCGCTGTGACGGGCTATGACCTGAGTGAGATCATCCGCTACACACAGGTCTAA
- the LOC120047408 gene encoding uncharacterized protein LOC120047408 — protein sequence MSRAASKSRAEKGRTNSAPAPPPPPSQSPDVVDIVPGRLTESNWVSMLVQEEGEEVVVEVLYEFMNHIMEKCYTVYLQRQPELFTTSWARDSLVQILEWQFLVQDEGEGPDSAPSWEEDSEPLPSTTDSWAQGCVLVLQAKPTKYPSPLQRSTPVGEAAGRTGHRANHKTHTVSQLSSSPKHSREDRKAREPPGFRGFKLSPAPPPITEGGTWRQHHSSPTTPTEDYLQSPRHSLNSSVTEEEKYVETCPNISVQSAKLRPQRGGFPAMPRLDLTRLPRHRVWPQYEVLDASPSKRHPLRTGGPLAAGQNLEKQHTTQTKAMKPLTNYKGPSMAQRRNALTGAVCLTIKRRSIPHGGNSEGIVPFSGTLMLDSMELAPGVTLKGPQGTRFSPLKGCPAQPEHSAELRPIQNNLPVPLFPLEQLTAGPDPQVNTLI from the exons ATGTCCCGCGCTGCATCAAAGTCCCGTGCTGAGAAGGGGCGCACCAACTCTGCTCCTgcacccccccctcctccttcccagAGTCCAGATGTGGTGGACATTGTCCCGGGCCGCCTGACAGAGTCTAACTGGGTGTCCATGCTAgtgcaggaggaaggagaggaggtggtggtggaggtccTGTATGAATTCATGAACCATATCATGGAGAAGTGTTACACTGTGTACCTCCAGAGACAG CCAGAGTTATTCACAACGTCTTGGGCCCGAGATTCTTTGGTGCAGATTCTGGAGTGGCAGTTCCTGGTCCAGGATGAGGGGGAGGGGCCAGACAGTGCCCCCTCCTGGGAAGAAGATTCAGAGCCCCTGCCGTCAACTACAGACTCCTGGGCACAAGGCTGTGTGCTGGTTCTGCAAGCCAAGCCAACAAAATACCCTTCTCCCCTACAG AGGTCCACTCCGGTTGGTGAGGCGGCTGGACGGACAGGTCATAGGGCCAATCACAAGACTCACACTGTGAGCCAGCTTAGTTCCTCTCCCAAGCATTCCAGAGAAGACAGAAAAGCCAGAGAGCCACCAGGTTTTAGGGGTTTCAAACTATCCCCTGCCCCCCCACCCATAACTGAGGGAGGGACCTGGAGGCAGCATCACTCATCACCCACCACTCCCACAGAGGACTACCTGCAGTCTCCAAGGCATTCTCTGAACAGCTCAGTGACTGAGGAAGAAAAGTATGTAGAGACATGCCCAAACATCTCTGTCCAAAGTGCTAAGCTCCGTCCTCAGCGTGGAGGCTTCCCAGCCATGCCGAGACTGGATCTTACCCGTCTTCCACGCCATCGTGTCTGGCCCCAATATGAAGTGCTGGATGCCAGTCCCTCAAAGCGCCATCCATTGAGAACCGGAGGTCCACTGGCAGCAGGGCAGAATCTTGAGAaacaacacaccacacagacaaagGCAATGAAACCCTTGACCAACTACAAAGGCCCATCCATGGCCCAGAGGAGAAATGCCCTGACTGGGGCAGTCTGTCTGACCATTAAAAGGAGGAGTATTCCGCATGGGGGCAACAGTGAGGGGATTGTACCCTTCTCTGGCACCCTGATGCTGGATAGCATGGAGCTGGCCCCTGGGGTCACTCTCAAAGGCCCCCAGGGGACCCGTTTCAGCCCCCTCAAAGGATGCCCAGCCCAGCCAGAGCACAGTGCAGAGCTGAGGCCCATACAGAACAATCTGCCTGTGCCACTGTTTCCCCTGGAGCAGCTGACGGCCGGACCAGACCCTCAGGTCAACACACTGATTTGA